In Candidatus Poribacteria bacterium, the sequence ATCGGATTATTTGTAGCAGTTCTACTCTTTTCGAGATACTATCGCGGTATTTTGCCAAAATGGAATTTACGGGAAATCTTCGCATTTTCTAAACTCAAGCGGTTCCTTAACATTAGCGCGGACATCTTCATCAGAACGTGTTGTCTCGTATTCAGCCACGCCTATTTCACCGCAAAATCCGCTGCCTTGAGTGATACCTACTTGGCAATTAACACGATTCTGTTGCAGTATATCAATCTATTGTCCTACGCGATTGATGGTTTCGCTTTTGCAGCAGAGAGTCTGGTCGGCAAATACAAAGGCGCGCAGGACCTACGAAACCTGAAACAGACGACGCGTCTCATTTTCCTCTGGGCATTTCTGTTCGCAGGTGTGATCCTGCTAATCCTTGTGTGTTTTGGGGAGCGATTGCTGTATGTTTTTACAAATCAAGCGGCACTCATCGAACAAGCGAAGGTTTATCTGATTTGGGTGATCGTCGCACCTATCATTAACGTCGCCGCCTACATCTGGGACGGCATTTTTCTCGGTGCGACGGCTTCGAGGGCATTACGGAATTCTGTAATTCTGTCAACACTGCTTTATTTTTGCGCGGTCTATCTGTTGATGCCATTTGGGAATCATGGGCTATGGGGGGCGTTGACACTGCTTCTAATTGCTCGCGGTGTGTCGCTGACGGTATTGGCACCGAAATATCTTTTCCGATAATTTCACAGTTTTCATAGCAAAACCGGGAAATGATGGATGTCAGATTTTTCGAGAGGTGCTATGAATTTGTATTTTTAAATTATATATGTTAAGCAATATTGAATAATAAATTATCAATTTCCTGTGTTTCCGTTGCATTTAGTCCCCGTAGGGGCGGGGTTTCCCCGCCCATTATTGATGTACAATGTACATATTTAATA encodes:
- a CDS encoding MATE family efflux transporter; the encoded protein is MHNPQEINRQIYRLTLPNIISNFSIPLLGAVDTALMGRLGSEHYLGAVGIGGVIFSFIYWGFGFLRMATTGLTAQAFGEKDLRECGRLLLRAIGIGITSSLLLLIFQWQLIDLSFRLIDASPDVEHLARIYFHIRIYAAPATLCLHAFHGVFLGLQNARYPMLLTIVVNLANIVLNLVFVRLLGMKVEGIALATVIAQYIGLFVAVLLFSRYYRGILPKWNLREIFAFSKLKRFLNISADIFIRTCCLVFSHAYFTAKSAALSDTYLAINTILLQYINLLSYAIDGFAFAAESLVGKYKGAQDLRNLKQTTRLIFLWAFLFAGVILLILVCFGERLLYVFTNQAALIEQAKVYLIWVIVAPIINVAAYIWDGIFLGATASRALRNSVILSTLLYFCAVYLLMPFGNHGLWGALTLLLIARGVSLTVLAPKYLFR